The nucleotide window TCGTGGTCCCCATTCGGAAGGTAATCCTTCACGGTAGACATGCTGGGGCGGCCATGCGCCGCGTGCACAACCTCGTCGGGATCAAGACCGTGTTCCACGGCCCACTGCGACCACACGCGCGCAACCGCGTGGGTGGAATCTATAAGTACGCCATCCATGTCAAAAAGGAGGGCCGAACAACTGATCGAATGCATAACTCAAACATACCAGACGAGCTACGGCTTCCTCGCGCTCGCTGTTGAAACAGCCAGTTCGAACAAGTGCCCCCGCTGCGGCAACATGCCGGCGAGGGAAGCCGTGTCCGCGTGGCCGCCTTGATTTCGGATGAGCACGACTCCGTGCTTTGGTACGAATGCGCTGAAGCCATCACCGAACACGCCGAGGTCTTTCTTAAGCCAGAGGTCGCGCGCGGTCGCCTTCCCTGGTTCAGCGGCTGCCCAAAACAACAATTGCCTGCGATGGGTAATGAAAATCAGCGATCGAGCCATTTCGGCCCGATCGCTAGGACCGCATCGAGGAGAAATGCTTGCGCTCTTATTTCGCTGAAAACTTGTAAACAGTGCTTGACTTGTACTGGTCGCCCGCCTTCAACACGGTAGACGGAAACGCTGGCTGATTCGGCGAATCCGGGAAGTGCTGCGTCTCCAGGCAGAAGCCCGTCCGATACGGGTATTTGTTGCCACCCTTTCCGGGCGCAGTTCCTGTGAGGAAGTTGCCACTATAGAACTGGATTCCCGGTTCGGTCGTCGAGACGGTGAGTGTGCGTCCCGTTGTGGGCTCGTACACTTCAGCGGCGATGGGAAGCGCTTCAGTCGACGCATCCAGAACAAAGTTGTGGTCGTAGCCTTCCCCGAATTTTAGCTGCTCGTCCTTCTGGTTGATGCGATCGCCGATTGCCGTCGCAACCGTGAAGTCGAACGGAGTGCCTTTGACTTCGCGGAGCTCTCCGGTCGGGATAAGCGTGGCGTCGACCGGCGTGAAGCGGCTTGCAGCTAACCGAAGCTGATGCTGAAGGATGTCCCCCTGCCCAGCGAGGTTGAAGTACGCATGATTGGTGAGATTGACGATTGTGTCTTTGTCCGTCGTCGCTGCGTAGTCGATCTTCAGTTCATTGCTGTCGGTCAGCGTGAAGGTGACCTGAACTGACAGATTGCCTGGGTAGCCTTCTTCCCCGTCTTTGCTTGTGTAGCTCAACTGCAAGGCCGGCACATCAGCGGTCGATACGTCCTTTGCTTCCCAGAGGACTTTGTTAAATCCCTTGACGCCGCCGTGCAGGTGGTTCGCACCATTGTTCTTGGCTAGAGTGTACGTAGTGCCATTCAGTTTGAACTGACCCTGCTTGATGCGATTTCCGTAGCGGCCGATGGTGCCGCCGAAAAAGAACGTATCATTAACATAGCCGTCCACGTTTTCGTAGCCAAGAATGACGTCGCCCAACTTGCCAGTCCGGTCAGGCGCCTTCAAGGACACGAGCGCACCGCCGAAGTTGGTGATTGCAGCCTCAACTCCGTTCTTGTTTGTGAGAACGTATAGGCTGACTTCTGCGCCTTCCGCTGTCTTCCCAAATGCTCGCTTTTCCATATTAAGTTTTGCCTCTGGCTTGCGCTGGCAGCCTGCGGCGACGAAGATGATCGCCATGCTCAGTGCGAGCACTACAGATAATTTACGCAACTTCATCATTATTCCTCCGAATCGTTTCAGCCGAAATGGACCGATGTACGACTGTATAAACTCGATGACGACTACTTGCCTGCCAGCTCATTCGCACCCGCGATAATCTCAGCCATCACGTCGCGATGTTGTCGAAAGTATCATCCACAACCGTAATCGTGGGAATTGCAAACTGCGTATTCGTGACCTCGGACGGAATTTTGGAAACCAGCTTCGTTCTGAACGCTGCCGGGCACGCCGGTGAGTTTGAAACCTGGTAGCTGGGAATGCACGACACGAACGAAAGGTCCCGGCGCAGATCGAGAACAAAACTTCCAAGACAACAAAATCATTGAAAAGAAGGATGAGCGGACTCACACCCGCTCATCCAAGTCGGCAGTAGAACGAAGCTTTCGAGCTAAGCTGGAAACCTCCAAGGTCACCTCGGAGACTTCAATGTTCCGGGGGAGGCGATTCGCCCTGCCAAACTTCTGCAATTCCGTTGTTGCCGTATTCGCGTAGGCGGCTTCTGTTAGTAAACGTTTACCACATAAGCCTACTTCAGAAACTACTAAAACTCAAGATCGTTCTATATCGCGGCGTGCCCGTCGCGTCAAGCAATTTTTCGCCGACAATCCGAGTTGCAGTAATCGTTTCCCGAACTAATTTGATTAGAGGCACCCCCCGCAAGCGAGTGCCTCAACCAACCAGTTACATTGCGGAACTTGCCATAGCTCCCGCGAATGACGTCTGCTCCGTCCTGGCAATAATCTCGTCCTGCAGCGCTTTTGTGAGATCGCAGAAGTAGTCGCTGTATCCGGCAACCCGTACGATCAGGTCGCGATGTTGTTCAGGATTTGCCTGAGCCTCCCTAAGCGTCTCGGCGGTAACCACGTTGAATTGAATGTGATGGCCATCGAGTTTGAAATACGACCGGACCAGGTGTGCGAGGGACGTAATGCCGGCATCGCCCGCCAACAACTGCGGAGTGAACTTCTGGTTCAACAACGTTCCGCCAGTCTTGGATTGATCCATCTTCGCTGCTGATCGAATCACCGCCGTAGGGCCGTAGAGATCGGCGCCGTGCGAGGGAGAGATACCGTCGGACTCCGGCTCCCACGCCCTACGACCGTCGGGTGTGGCACCGGTTACGGAACCGAAGTAGACGTGGCAGGTTGTCGACAGGTAGTTGACGCGATACATTCCACCCCTAGTGTTCTTCCTGCCGTTGATCTCTTCGTAAAACGCTGCAAATACCGACTTCAGAATTTCATCTGCGTAGTCATTGTCATTGCCGTACTTCGGAGTTTTGTTGACTAAAATCAATCGCTCCTTTTCGCAGCCATCGAAATTTTTGGCTAGCGCATTCAGCAACTGATCCATCGTCATGGTCTGCTTGTCGTAGATGTGGTACTTGACTGCCGACAAGGCGTCCGTGCATGTACCGGGCGCTACGCCCATGATGTAGCTTGTGTTGTACCGCGCTCCGCCACAGTTGTAGTCCTTTCCTGTCGCGATGCAGTCGTCGATCAGAATGGAGAGGAACGGCGCGGGCATGTACTTCGAGTACAGGCGCTCGATCACGTTATTGCCGCGAACCTTGATATCTATGAAGTGATGTAACTGCTTGCGGAAGGCCGCGTAGAACTCGTCGTAACTGCCGAAATTCCGAGGATCGCCCGTCTGTGCGCCAATCATCTTGGATGTCCGGGGATCCACGCCATTATTGAGCGTGATTTCGAGGACTTTGGGAAGATTGAAGTAGCCCGTCAGGATGTAGGCTTCCTTGCCGAAAGCGCCGGTCTCGACGCAACCGGAGGTTCCTCCGCAGCGCGCGTCCTCAATGCTCTTGCCCTGGCGCAGCAACTCTTCAACAACCATGTCTGCGTTGAAGATCGACGGCTGCCCCCAGCCCTCACGTACTATTTCGAGCCCGCGCTTGAGGAAACGTTCGGGATTCTTTTTGCTCAACTGCAGGTTCGATGAAGGCTGAAGCAAGCGCATCTCATCGATGACATCGAGGACCAGGTACGTAACATCGTTGACACCGTCAGAGCCGTCCTGCTTCAGGCCACCCGTATTGATGTTTGCGAAATCCGTGTACGTTCCGCTCTCCGCCGCCGTAACGCCGACCTTCGGCGGAGCGGGCTGGTTGTTGAACTTCACCCAGAAGCACTGGAGGAGCTCACGAGCCTGCTCGCGGGAGACCGTTCCGTCGCTCACATCTTTTCGGTAAAAGGGGTCCAGGTGCTGATCGAGCCGGCCAGGGTTGAATGAATCCCAGGTGTTAAGTTCCGTGACCACACCCAGATGCACGAACCAGTAAGCTTGCAGGCACTCCCAGAAGTTTCTCGGAGCTTGCGCAGGAACGTGCCGGCAGACCTCGCTGATTTTCTCCAGCTCAGACCTGCGGGTCGCATTCTTTTCGGTTGCGGCCAGTTCTTCGGCTTTTTCGGCGTAGCGCTCAGCCATGCGAATTACCGCATCTGCCGCGATCGCCATGGCCTTCAGTTCCTGCTCTTTATCGTAGGCTTCGGGGTCCTGATGGAAGTTCAGGTCCTCAATCGCGCGCTGAATGTCGGCCTTGAGCCCAAGCAGTCCTTTTCTGTAGATCACGTCGCCGAGGACCGTGTGTCCCGGAGCACGCTGCTCCATGAACTCGGTGAAGATGCCCGCCTCGTATGCGTCTTTCCACTCCTGCGTCATCTCTTGGAAGATCAGGTCGCGCATGGACCGGCCCTTCCAATACGGGATCACCTCTTCGCTCTGAATCCTGCGTGCCTCATCATCCACGCTGTACGAGATCTTTTCCCGAGTATTCAGAATCTCGAGGTCTTCCATGCTGTGGCAGCACAGTTCAGGGAAGGAAGGCGTCGCCTTTGGCTTCGGCCCGCGCTCGCCGACGATCAGTTCGCCGTCCCCAATGGAGATCGACTTACGCTCCATCAAATACCGCAGCGCAAGTGCACGCTGAACAGGGACGGAATGCTCCGAGCTACTCTTGTAAAATTCGGTGATCAGCGCCGCGCGCTCAATCGAAAGCCATGGCTTCTCATCCAGACTTTGGCGACGTAATTTAGCAACTCGCTCGTTCATCTCTTAGCCTCCGATACGGACGTCGAATCCTCTATCTCTGAATCGGCCCGCGATTTCTTCCATTCGTTCCGCAGTAGGGGGTTTTACCTCGGCGAGGTCGTACTGCGCTCCCAGCCGGTTGTACTTATTGATGGCGATGTCGTGATAAGCGAGCAGATCCACTCGGTGCAGGCCTGCTTCGCAGAGGAACTTCATACTGTGCTCAAGGTTCCCGTCATCGTCATTGATGGTCGGAATAACCGGAATCCTCACGATGACCGAAGCGTGTTCACGAGCCAGCATGGCAAGGTTCGAAAGGATGAGCTCGTTGCTCACGCCCGTGACTTGCTGATGGCGCGAAGCATCCATGATCTTCAGGTCGACCAGGAACGTGTCCACCTTCCGGCAGATCCGGCGCACAGTCTCTTTCGGCGAAAACGCGCAGGTGTCCACCACCTTGTGAATGCCGAGTTCGGAGCAGGCGTCGAGCATGGCTTCCAGAAATTGTGGTTGTGCCAGCGGTTCACCGCCGGAGAAGGTTACGCCTCCGCCGGATTCATCGAAGAACACAACGTCTCTGCGGATGGCATCGCAGACTTCGGCGACGGACATCCTGCGTCCGGACAACTGCCGCGCTCCTGAGGGACACACCTGCGCGCACGCGCCACAATTAACGCAAACGGCTGCATCACGAACTGGCCCCTGGTTCCAGGTGAGAGCCCCGTGTTTGCATGCGGGGACACAGTCGCCGCAACGGACACAGCGGTCGAGCGAGAGCATCAATCCAGGCTTGACGGCCTGGCTTTCGGGGTTATGACACCAGAGACATGCGAGCGGGCAGCCCTTAAGAAAAACCGTGGTGCGGATGCCCGGCCCATCATGCAACGAGAAGCGCATGATGTTGAACACGGAGCCCATCGGGCCCGCTATTCGAGAGTCGTTACTGGCCGCTGCATGATGCACACGCGCACCCATTCCATTCTTCTGTATACGGAAAACAATAATTGTATAAAATATCCATTGTCAATTGATTTACCCGCCCATACCCCTTCTTCCAAGTTCTTTTTGGAAGCCACTCGGGTGAAACGTGTCGTAGAATCAGGCAGTTCTTCTCGGTAAGCGTTTACTGAAATTTGGCCGGAGGATTGGATGTCCATTCTTAACGACGTAACCCGCAGGCGCTTTTTGGGTACGGCTGCCGCAGCGGCCGGAGTTGCACTTCTACCTGATCAAATTCTGGCATCACCGTTTCAGGACCCCGTTCTGAATACTTTCCAGAAAGACGGCAAGACCGTCAGCCACGAGAAGGTCCCCTGGAAAGTCAGCCCCTTCCCGATGAAGCAGGTTCGATTGCTTGACGGCCCCTTCAAGCAGCACATGGAAGCCAACCGTCGCTATCTACACGCCCTTCCTGTCGACCGCCTCGTACACACGTTCAAGATCAACGCGGGCCTGCCCTCTTCGGCGCAGCCGTTCGGCGGATGGGAAGCGCCCACGGGTGAACTCCGCGGCCACTTCACAGGCGGCCACTATCTCTCGGGCGTCGCGCTGATGTACGCGAGCACCGGCGATGAGGATCTCCGCAAAAAAGGGAGCGCTCTTGTTGCTGAACTGGGTGAATGCCAGAAGGCGCTGAAGAACAACGGCTACCTCAGCGCATTTCCGATCGAGTTCTTCGATCGGCTGCGCGATCGCGAAAAGGTTTGGGCGCCGTTCTACACCATCCACAAGATCATGGCCGGGCTGCTGGACATGTACGTTCACGCCGGCAACGAGCAGGCACTCGACATGGTCGAAAAGATGGCGGTGTGGGTAGGCAGGTACTTTAGCGGCCGATCGGACAGCCAGTCGCTCAGCTACGCGCACATGCAGCGCATTCTCGGCACCGAATTTGGCGGAATGGGTGAGGTTCTCGCAAACCTGTACGCCGTTACCGGCAAGTCGAGCTACATGGAAACGGCCAAGCGCTTCGATCACCAACACATCTTCGATCCGCTGGCTGCGCACCGCGATGAATTGAAGGGACTACACGCGAATACGCAGATCCCGAAAGTGATTGCCGCGGCGCGACAGTACGAACTCACTCGCGAACAGCGCTATTGCGATATTGCCGAATACTTCTGGAACGAAGTCGTGGGCGAGCGTTGCTACTGCACTGGTGGCACCAGTAACGAAGAAATATGGAATACCGACCCCGGCCATCTCGCGAAGGAACTCAGCATCAACTCCACCGAATGCTGCTGCGCCTACAACATGATGAAACTGACTCGCCACCTCTTCGGTTGGTCGGCAGATGCGCGCCTGATGGACTATTACGAACGCACCATGTTCAACCATCGCCTGGGCACTATTCCTATGGACAAAGGCTCCTCGATCTACTATCTCCCACTCGTCTCAGGGTTCTACAAGCCCTACGGCGACGAATTCAATTCTTTCTGGTGCTGCACCGGATCGGGAGTGGAAGAATTCGCGAAACTGAATGACACGATTTACTTCCACAGTGACGATGCGGTGTATGTGAATCTCTACGCCGCCTCCGAACTCGAATGGCCGGAGAAGGGCCTGCGCCTTCGTCAGGAAACGAACTTCCCCGAACAGCAAGGGACAACCATCACCATCTCGGCGAAGAGCCCTGTACAGTTGGCCATCAATCTACGAATTCCATACTGGGCGCAGGGCGGCAGCGTGAAGATCAACGGCGCTCCGCTACCGGCGTTCGCCAGTCCCACGAGTTATCTCAGCCTGAATCGCATCTGGAAAACCGGCGACAAGATTGAGCTTAGCTTGCCCATGGGCCTGCACATCGACCGTATGCCCGACGATGAAAACGTTCAGGCGGTCATGTACGGCCCGCTTGTTCTTGCAGGCACATTTGGCACAACCACCGAGAAGGAAAGGTCTAACTTCGACGATCACGAAGCCCGAGGCAAGTTGACCAAAGTGCCGGACATTGCCGCCGATCCAGACAAACCGACGGCATGGGTCGAACAGGATGGGAAAACGCCTCTTACCTTCAAGGCTTCAGGGCAGACAGACGACTTCCCGATTTTGCCGCTATATAAGGTTGTTCACGAGCGCTACGCGGTGTACTGGAACGTGAGCAAGAAGAGCGTTTAGTTGATTTCCGGGCGTCGGCTGCCAAGCGGTGCCCAATTTTCATTCAATTTTTGGGGACCGGATCGGCGAAGTGCGGTCGATCACTTTGCGAGATGAACATGAAAACAATGAACCGAAGCGAATTCATGAAGTGCTGCACGCTCGGAATGTGTTCGTGTGTAGCTACCCTCGCATTTTCCGCTCCGCAGGCTGCTGTAGCTCAGGCCAACAACCCCGAAGCCGACCGGCTTAAGAGCCAACTCGAGGCCGTCAGAATACGGTACGCGAAGTTGGTAAGCGTTTTGGACGAGAGTCTTGACGAGCCGACACGCAAGAAAATTTTAGAGAGTCTCGGCCGCGAATGTGCAAAGCAATTTGGGAGTGAGACCTTTGAAAAATACAGGGGCGACATCAAAGGCTTT belongs to Clostridia bacterium and includes:
- a CDS encoding aldose epimerase family protein; its protein translation is MKLRKLSVVLALSMAIIFVAAGCQRKPEAKLNMEKRAFGKTAEGAEVSLYVLTNKNGVEAAITNFGGALVSLKAPDRTGKLGDVILGYENVDGYVNDTFFFGGTIGRYGNRIKQGQFKLNGTTYTLAKNNGANHLHGGVKGFNKVLWEAKDVSTADVPALQLSYTSKDGEEGYPGNLSVQVTFTLTDSNELKIDYAATTDKDTIVNLTNHAYFNLAGQGDILQHQLRLAASRFTPVDATLIPTGELREVKGTPFDFTVATAIGDRINQKDEQLKFGEGYDHNFVLDASTEALPIAAEVYEPTTGRTLTVSTTEPGIQFYSGNFLTGTAPGKGGNKYPYRTGFCLETQHFPDSPNQPAFPSTVLKAGDQYKSSTVYKFSAK
- the hypD gene encoding trans-4-hydroxy-L-proline dehydratase, which translates into the protein MNERVAKLRRQSLDEKPWLSIERAALITEFYKSSSEHSVPVQRALALRYLMERKSISIGDGELIVGERGPKPKATPSFPELCCHSMEDLEILNTREKISYSVDDEARRIQSEEVIPYWKGRSMRDLIFQEMTQEWKDAYEAGIFTEFMEQRAPGHTVLGDVIYRKGLLGLKADIQRAIEDLNFHQDPEAYDKEQELKAMAIAADAVIRMAERYAEKAEELAATEKNATRRSELEKISEVCRHVPAQAPRNFWECLQAYWFVHLGVVTELNTWDSFNPGRLDQHLDPFYRKDVSDGTVSREQARELLQCFWVKFNNQPAPPKVGVTAAESGTYTDFANINTGGLKQDGSDGVNDVTYLVLDVIDEMRLLQPSSNLQLSKKNPERFLKRGLEIVREGWGQPSIFNADMVVEELLRQGKSIEDARCGGTSGCVETGAFGKEAYILTGYFNLPKVLEITLNNGVDPRTSKMIGAQTGDPRNFGSYDEFYAAFRKQLHHFIDIKVRGNNVIERLYSKYMPAPFLSILIDDCIATGKDYNCGGARYNTSYIMGVAPGTCTDALSAVKYHIYDKQTMTMDQLLNALAKNFDGCEKERLILVNKTPKYGNDNDYADEILKSVFAAFYEEINGRKNTRGGMYRVNYLSTTCHVYFGSVTGATPDGRRAWEPESDGISPSHGADLYGPTAVIRSAAKMDQSKTGGTLLNQKFTPQLLAGDAGITSLAHLVRSYFKLDGHHIQFNVVTAETLREAQANPEQHRDLIVRVAGYSDYFCDLTKALQDEIIARTEQTSFAGAMASSAM
- a CDS encoding glycyl-radical enzyme activating protein — protein: MGARVHHAAASNDSRIAGPMGSVFNIMRFSLHDGPGIRTTVFLKGCPLACLWCHNPESQAVKPGLMLSLDRCVRCGDCVPACKHGALTWNQGPVRDAAVCVNCGACAQVCPSGARQLSGRRMSVAEVCDAIRRDVVFFDESGGGVTFSGGEPLAQPQFLEAMLDACSELGIHKVVDTCAFSPKETVRRICRKVDTFLVDLKIMDASRHQQVTGVSNELILSNLAMLAREHASVIVRIPVIPTINDDDGNLEHSMKFLCEAGLHRVDLLAYHDIAINKYNRLGAQYDLAEVKPPTAERMEEIAGRFRDRGFDVRIGG
- a CDS encoding beta-L-arabinofuranosidase domain-containing protein, with amino-acid sequence MSILNDVTRRRFLGTAAAAAGVALLPDQILASPFQDPVLNTFQKDGKTVSHEKVPWKVSPFPMKQVRLLDGPFKQHMEANRRYLHALPVDRLVHTFKINAGLPSSAQPFGGWEAPTGELRGHFTGGHYLSGVALMYASTGDEDLRKKGSALVAELGECQKALKNNGYLSAFPIEFFDRLRDREKVWAPFYTIHKIMAGLLDMYVHAGNEQALDMVEKMAVWVGRYFSGRSDSQSLSYAHMQRILGTEFGGMGEVLANLYAVTGKSSYMETAKRFDHQHIFDPLAAHRDELKGLHANTQIPKVIAAARQYELTREQRYCDIAEYFWNEVVGERCYCTGGTSNEEIWNTDPGHLAKELSINSTECCCAYNMMKLTRHLFGWSADARLMDYYERTMFNHRLGTIPMDKGSSIYYLPLVSGFYKPYGDEFNSFWCCTGSGVEEFAKLNDTIYFHSDDAVYVNLYAASELEWPEKGLRLRQETNFPEQQGTTITISAKSPVQLAINLRIPYWAQGGSVKINGAPLPAFASPTSYLSLNRIWKTGDKIELSLPMGLHIDRMPDDENVQAVMYGPLVLAGTFGTTTEKERSNFDDHEARGKLTKVPDIAADPDKPTAWVEQDGKTPLTFKASGQTDDFPILPLYKVVHERYAVYWNVSKKSV